Proteins from one Panthera leo isolate Ple1 chromosome D1, P.leo_Ple1_pat1.1, whole genome shotgun sequence genomic window:
- the LIPT2 gene encoding putative lipoyltransferase 2, mitochondrial has translation MLQPVVRLVRLNRLPYAELLALQERWLRRLQAEPGSEALSAAEAGALLLCEPAGPVYTSGLRGGLTPEETARLRALGAEVRATGRGGLATFHGPGQLLCHSVLDLRRLGLRLRTHVAALESCAVRVCELQGLHGARARPPPYTGVWLGERKVCAIGVRCGRHITSHGLALNCSTDLVWFEHIVPCGLVGTGVTSLSEELQRHVSVDEVIPPFLEAFRETYKCTFISEDSPN, from the exons ATGTTGCAGCCCGTGGTACGGCTGGTGCGGCTAAATCGGCTGCCCTACGCGGAGCTGCTGGCCCTGCAGGAGCGCTGGTTGCGACGGCTGCAGGCCGAACCAGGCAGTGAGGCCCTGTCGGCGGCTGAGGCGGGCGCGCTCCTGCTCTGCGAGCCCGCGGGGCCCGTATACACATCTGGGCTGCGCGGCGGCCTGACGCCGGAGGAAACGGCGCGGCTGCGGGCCTTGGGCGCCGAGGTACGCGCCACAGGCCGCGGTGGCCTGGCCACTTTCCATGGGCCGGGCCAGCTGCTCTGCCACTCGGTGCTAGATCTGCGACGCCTGGGCCTGCGCCTGCGCACCCACGTGGCTGCGCTGGAGTCGTGCGCGGTGCGCGTGTGCGAGCTCCAGGGCTTGCACGGAGCCCGCGCGCGGCCCCCACCCTACACCGGCGTCTGGCTGGGGGAGCGCAAAGTCTGCGCGATCG GAGTCCGCTGTGGAAGGCACATCACGTCCCACGGCCTGGCTCTGAACTGTTCTACAGACCTCGTGTGGTTTGAGCACATCGTCCCCTGCGGGCTGGTTGGGACAGGCGTCACCTCTCTGAGTGAGGAACTCCAAAGGCACGTCAGTGTGGATGAAGTAATACCACCTTTCCTTGAGGCCTTTAGGGAGACCTACAAATGCACTTTTATCTCAGAGGACAGCCCCAACTAA